Sequence from the Miscanthus floridulus cultivar M001 chromosome 16, ASM1932011v1, whole genome shotgun sequence genome:
AAGGTGAATACATATACATCCAAATAAGATCATAGTAAGGTTCTGTTCAAATGGATTAAAATAAGTAGTTAGCTGCTAAAAACAGCTCTAGTTGATCAAACGAGTTACTTTATAGTTTTGCTCATACAAATTACAAACTATCCAACCATCCAACTTACTATATATTGGCTGTTTCCTCATGCCATTGCATCTTATAAAAAGTTTACCTTTCTTGAGGGTGATCAAACATGTCTAACTAGGTAGATGGGTGTGCCCAAGCATTACAATGGGATGATAACGCattttgtttagttccaaaattttttcccaaaaagtgctatagtagtcatcacattgaatcttgcgatacgtgcatggagcattaaatgtagacgaaaaaaaactaattacacagtttggttgaaaattacgagacgaacgttttgagcctaattagtccatgattaaatactaattaccaaataaaaacgaagtgcTACAGTAGTTAAATTTTCAAAATTTGGCCGACTAAACAAGGCCGTAGTACTAGAGTGAAAGTGGATAACGGCACATTTAACTTGGTTGGTGGGCGCGGGGTTCATGAATCCGCGCCAACACTGATTCCATGCACCGTCCAGCGCATGTACCAGAAGAGTGAAAAAGACCTCCGACACAAAATAGACCTCATCTAATGCCACTCATCAAGTCCTAGTGAGGCCCCGTTTACAtccaaaatttttggattttggctacggtagcactttcgtttgtatttggtaattagtgtctaattatggactaattaggttcaaaagtttcgtctcgcgatttatcacctaactatgcaattagtttttttttcgtctatatttagtactccatgcatgtgtcgcaagattcgatgtgacagatactacGCAAAAttttttgaaatctaaacaggccctgaAAGCCACGTCCTTGCTTTGGGTATAGGGTTGCTGCGCTGCACGATTCAGATGCTCTTTAAGACTTTAAGGGATACATACATTTGTTATTATCTCCTGTCCTGAGGCATCCCATCATACCGCAACTACTCAGTCATCACAGTTTAATTATTGggagaattatgtatttggcactgaaatAAATCAGCCTTCTACATTTGACACTAAAAAAATCGAACTTTTTTATTTGGCACTAAGTAGAAATTTTCTTCCTAGATAGCATTGTCGTTCATTTTGGGCTAGTAACAGCGTAAGTTGCTGAtaaaatgacataaatatcatTCTTTGTAGCAGAAATACTCGATGCGGAATAGATGGACGGTCACCGGAGAAATTGCCCAGGCATTGCCTGCGAGACCCGGTGACCCTCCGGTCAAAGACCATGCGTGTGCGTGATCTCACGCTGCCTGTGCCATCGCGATGACGGCTCTGTGCCCTGCACCGAGCTAGCGACAGTTCGGTCGGTCCGGTAGACTGGTGGCATCCTTTCCCCCCTCTGGCAGTCCGGCACCGGGCTCCACCGACTCCCATGCTTTAGTTCCTTCCATGCAGCTTCCTCCCCTCACTCTTTTCAACCTTTCCATACTTTTTAATATGATATTGCTGATAATATACTTACAAATGAAAAGGGTATCTCGAATTATTCTCGCCCCCACCAACCTCAAACAAATAATGAAAACGCGGTTTTGTTGTTCGTTAGCCATGCCATAAAAAGCTCGAGCAGCAGGCCTCATCAGCTCGACAGGActcagctcagctcagctcgCTCGCATCAAGCTTACGCTTGGCAGTGTTTCTTGTTTTAGGATCGACGGTCGAATCGGCGCCATGGAGGACGACAATCTGGATAGGTATATACATATGTGTTGCCGCATCTGCATATTTCTGTTTGCTGAAGGAGCTTGCTAGCTTTTCAGCTCGTGTATGTATCTCATCGATTGATCGTCTCATCTCAATCTTGTATTGGTTTGCCTCTTCGAATTCCTGCGGCTTTGCCATTTTAGGGATACAAACTATCCTGGCGATTGGAAGGACCTCCTTGCATCCATCCTTGGTGAGATGAAAAAGAATACTGGTGAGGTGAAAAAGAATACTGCCCTCCTTGAATCCATCCTTGGTGAGATGAAACAGAAAAATCGCAACAAGCAGGTACACTCGGGTGTTGTTCTTCCTAATTAATTTGGCAATATTTGCCCCGTATCTTGTACATATGCATCTATCTAACAAGAACAATTAATATTCAGGATCAAAATCCTCCCATGGGAAAGGGAGAAGAAATAGTTACTTTCCACGAAGAGCACCAGGAATGTCGTCCTCTTTTTCCCGGTAGCTGGAGTGGACAATCGCTACCTCAACCTGTGAGGTAGGAACTCTCTCTAACAATTAATAATATACCACAGGATACATAATTTTTCAACTGCCCTTTTTTCCTGGCAAAAGAAGTGATTGAATTTTGAACCCGTCCTAATTAGATTACCACCCGAACTATTTGACTACTTTttcagaaaaaaagaaagagcatAAACCAATTTGAGTACGTAATTAATTACTAACTACTCCctttattctaaattataagtcactttaactttctcggagagtcaaagcatttcaagtttgaccaaaattatagagaaaattataaagatttatgacatcaaataggtattactaaaaaatataattattgcaaaatctaatgatgtttatttggtatcataaatattattattttattatataaatatgATCAAACTTGATGCTAGGACTCTCTAAGaaaattaaaatgacttataatttaggacggagggagcatATGATACCCAAATATAAGCTTGAGTTCAGTTCAATTCATGCATATATGCGTGAACTGAATTTCAGGGAGACAAACAGTTATTTGCATGACCTAAAATGATGCAAGAAGATTCATTAATTCCTAGCATGAAGGCCTAATTTGATAACAGCTACATCAAGCTGAAAAAAAACTTCCATATGCTGTTCAAGAGATGCGGCATGAGACAAAATTAAAGAGGAGAACCTGCACATCAGGAAGAACTGAACTGACCAACAGTTCTAAAACCTAACCTACACGCAATGAAATTACTCGTAGGTGACAACAGAGGCCAGAGGCCACTGGCCTGGCCAGTCAATTGCTATTATTGCCCAACACCTGGAAGCGATACATATCTCAGGAAGAAAGAAAATGACAAAACATATGACTATCTCATACTAAATTCATAATAATTAACAAAGATCATATCTATCCATGAATACAAATACAGACTAAAATCAATAAAGAACACTAACCAATCAATCAATAAAATATAATTTCAAAAGAGAGCAACGATACTCCTATACCGCTTAGGGTTATGCAtggtaaaaaaaaaatcaccgaCCTGTCATTTAGGCATCTTGAATTCTAGAACCCGCGTTATAGATTTTTTTCTTTGCCATAGGAAATAAACCACCTTACCTCATATATCCAACATCCCCTTTATGTTTTGTGGATTTATCCGACATTCTTATTGCCCTATATGACATAGCTTTAGAGGGTAGAATTCCCAAGCACAGGTCCCATATACTCATGCATACTGATTAGAGTTGCAACATTTATACTGCTTAAGGATCAAAATACACATATTGATTTGGGTTGCAACAAACATATTGAGTAGGGGTCGCAGCAACACGCATATCAATTAGGGTTATGGGTATGCCTATCTATTCAGATTGCTACTTTTTAGAGTTTTTATTTCAAACACGGTTCTTATATGCTCGTGCTTATGCGTCGTAGTACCCTGTGCCCATACCGCTTAGGGTTACGCAGCCATACTAAAAAGGGTCATGGCAAGATTATTGATTAGAGTTTTTTATTGGTCCTAAGCTGGTCCCCTCAGTTTGCTACATTTTAGCCActtgttcggctggggctgacatgaaccagccagcagtacttctctctcacataaacgaaccagcaacgatacgaaccagccaaccgaacaggctgtagatTTCTCAAACAAGGACCCGCATACTCATGCATTGTGACTAGGCTATGCTGCGGTGGATTCGACCAGAAATAGATACAATCGCTGATTTTGGACAGCATCTCGAACTTTGATTGGTTGGGATTTTGCGTGCGCACAGTCGCGGCGAGCACGAGGCTGCTGgcgcccggccggccggccggaccAAGGCAGAGAAGCGTCCTTGACTCCTAGTTCGCAGCGTCCACGGCGTCGATGATGAGCTGGGCGTCGTAGCTGCCAGCCCTGGAGGCAACAAGCTCGCCGATCTCAGGCGTGCCGGCGAGCGTCCACACGCCGCCAATGTAGGCCTTGGAGGTGGCTATCTCATGACGCCGCCACACACCAGCTTCATCTCTGATCTCTTGATCGAGCTCTATCTCCATAGATGATTGAGGGGTGGGTTAAGGCGCCGGCGATGTGGGGTGCGAATGCGACGTCGGCGGGTGGCCGCCTGGCCGGGCACCACGGGATTTTGCGGCAGTCTGGTTGAACTATTCGGCGAAGACGGGGGTAAAGACGTCGGTTTTGCGGCGGGTAAGACAGGGTGGAACTATTCGGGCCGGCTTCGGTTGGGCGGTTTCTGGTCGTGGGTGCTTGACTGGCTGGGTGCAGAATTAAGGGCTTGTTAAGAGCTAATAATCACTggctagctaaaaattagctctaGTATACTTAAATAGGAGGGCTAATAGGTGAGTTAATTTTTTAATAAGACTTCAACTAGTTATTAGCCAACTAACTAGCTAATAACCTTAGCTaatttgagctaatttttagcccaaCTAATAACTAGCTCTAgctcatccaaacatgccttaagATTCTACACCAAAGAACGTAGAATAGTGCTTATTTATATACATGCATACACATATATTTCTTTAATTATTTATATGTTGTACTAACGCATATTCTGCTGCAGCTTACGAACGGAGGGAAAAAAATATCGACTACATATAGTGGGTGAAGTGTACAATCATGAAGTTCCTGGTAAAAACGGAAGTATAACACGGAAGGTTATTCGTGAAGAACCATTTAAGGTAGAGGTAATTTTGAAGGATGGTGACCAGGAAGTTGATCCTAAGGACCCTATTGCTTCATTGAGAGTTGAGCTAGTCGTCCTGGACCGAGAGTACTATATGGAAGGGTCCACTCATTGGGGCCCAGAGGAGTTTGAGGGTCACTTCATGTTGGAATCATTAAAGGATAAAAATAAGATGGTATCAAAGGATAGTGATCATCGTAGTAGTACTAGAGTGAAAGTGGATAAGGGCACATTTAACTTGGTTGGTGGGCGCTGGGTTCATGAATCCGCGTCTATTAACAAATTCTCCGAGAAAAATGTGGAGGTTCAACTTGGGGTAATGGTTTGCCCTGCTGACAGAGGACAAGAAAGAGTTTTGGAAGGAGTGTCATCAAACAAGTTCGATGTGATAGACAAGCCTCGGAGGTTGGTTCTACAAATGAAAGATACATTCATGCATCTTCATTGGAGTTTCTCCTGACACACACTAATTGACCAGTCGTACTACTTATTTGACGTGCAGACCAAAAACAGGAACCCCACAGCTAAATGCAAACGGTATATATACGAGCTTCAAATTCGTTGCTTCCTCATGCAGTTAAAAATATATAATAATGTCTGATTTCTTTTTTTCTCCCAAAAAAACGGGGATTTTTTTTAGCATAATTTGGCAGGTGCTCTGCCTTTTCATTGAGTACATAAAAAAAAGGGGATTAGAAACTGGAATAGAACACACTCTCTCGAGCATGCCTGATTACTTAGCTAAAAAGAAAATACTCCCCCCCTCCTAAATTAAATTAACTTTTAGAGGCTTCCTAACTCAAACTATTTTATTGTCCAAGTTTATACAAAAAAGTATTAATACCTATGACAttaaattagtattattagatacatCATACAATATATCTTCACAatgtatttatttgatatcatatatGTTATTACTGTTTTCTATAaagttggtcaaacttaaaatattTTGACTTTGACTTGCAGTGATTCTAGGAATTATTCATTTAtttcaggatggagggagtattggtTTAAGTATTATTGTTACCACTTCACAATAGATATACTAGAATATATAATAACTGTCGTTTCTATTCTTTGATAATCGATAGAGGAATCAGTTTTAGGGAAACGGGGAAGAAATCCAAGCACATCAAACTCACAATGTAGGAATTTCCTTCTTACCTCCCTTCAATTATTGCGCAATTGCCTACCTTTTTATCTACGTAGTTTTGAGCACATGATATTTTTCTTGTAGATTCAGGGCAAAACGTACAACAATTTGGTCAACTTGGTAATAAAGGCTGTACATTTTTATTCTCtctttttccgcaaaaaaaaggAATGACGTACATATGTCAACAAGTGAATTATTTTTGGCGCACCAGCACTTCATCCTGGGAGCGGGGGAACTGCTCCACCTCAAGCCTTTGGACTTCCGGCCTCAGCCACGACGGTAGTAAATACTCCTCTTTTTAAGGCTTATTTAGATGCTCATATTTATCTCAATTCACATGTGTTAGAGTGTATTATAGATTTATAGTGGAAATCAAACTAAGTTTCACCTCAATCCACTACAACAACATAGATTAAGGTAAATACATATACATCCAAACAAGATCATAGTAAGGTTCTGTTCAAATGGATTAAAATAAGTAGTTAGTTGCTAAAAACAGCTCTAGTTGATCAAACGAGTTACTTTATAGTTTTGCTCATACAAATTACAAACTATCCAACCATCCAACTTACTATATATTGGCTGTTTCCTCATGCTATTGCATCTTATAAAAAGTTTACCTTTCTTGAGGGTGATCAAACATGTCTAACTAGGTAGATGGGTGTGCCCAAGCATTACAATGGGATGATAACGCTATTAGTCAATTCCATTTTAAATAAGAAAATGCATCATTTATGGCCTCTTTGCATATCTATCAAAAGGCAGGACGACAACACTATTTGGCACATCTTAACCCTTTCATTAAGACCCTATTTGGCACATCTTAACCCTTTCATTAAGACCCTATTTGGCACATCTTAAATGGCTGTGGTTTCTATCGGCTACAAGGAGCTAGTGAAAAAAAATACTGGTTTCACCCTGCTTCTACTCTCCACATTGCAAATTACAAGTCATTTTGACCTTTTaggttttttttagaaaatagaaaaattccggCCTCTGCGATCGCACACAACCAAGTCTTACAATGTTGTCATCTTATTTGCtgacaagaaaaaagaaaaagagtgtactCAAATAGGAGAAAATCAAATGCAAAGTCTATTATTACTTTGCCATCCATTTTTGGCAAACACATCTAAAGCGATAACTTCCAACGCTTTGCTTGCACATCGAAACATCTCCCTTTTATCTTCATGTTGCAGCAGCACCTAGAACCACAACCAATATGCTCCTCTGTAGCAGCGCCTAGAAGCGGAACCAATATGCTCCTATGAAAATAGCCTGCACAAAAGAAATATCTCAAAAACAATGTCATTAAGAGTCCAAATTGCCCAAATAATAGCAGTAGTCTCCACAAAAATATGTTTTTTTATCCACCCTCCCAATGCCCGTGAACCAGCCTCCAAGCATGTGAGTAGTAGATCTAGGTGGGGTTAACCCAGCAGCAATATGAACAATATTTCTAATAGCTTTAGCATGGCAGCAATAAAAAAATGACTTCACTTGATAATGATACTAGAGCAAGGAGCTAAAGCTATCTAGAGCCCTGCAAAATTAGTTCTAATAAAGTCATATCATTTTTGCTTTATCCTTGTTGATACTTGCCCTGGACGACCTCCAGTCTAGTCGAGCACAACACCCAACTCAATTCCGCACTATTAGATATGATCGAAACGTTGAATGCAGTCTGACGTGCTGAGACTCCATACACATGCACTTCATTCAGTTAAAAATTTTCTTATGTTATCCTCTCTTTGTTCTATTCTACTCAGCATCAGGGTATTTCTTCGCCTACGCTGCCGACAACTTATAATACGGCTGGAGCTCATGATGGTCTCCGTCCAAATAATCCAATGATGGGTAAGTCCTAATAATAATAAGTGGAGGGCAATGCTACCTCTCTTGAACTCAGAATATATGGTGGTAGTCATTCTGACGTACAATTCATCCTATATATCGCTGACGTGTAACATGGCAATCATTTCAAACAGTTAATTTTGTTCATACACGGTATATTGTCATTGCCTAGGAGTATCTTTTTGTACAAAAATAAAATAGCGTTATATGCTAAATCAATGAAAGTAGGAATGTGGTTCTTACCTTCCTTAATTTATTATCATTGCCTTCCTTTAAACATCACATCACAATGCTTTCCTTTATATCCCGGGGAATCCATTAGCTTCGTCGTCATTCGATTCAATTCTTAATGCAAGTCTGACGATGCCACCACAACTTGGTAACTAAATCTATAGATTATTGTTCTAGGAGTATCTTTTTGTACAAAAATAAAATGGCGTCATATGCTAAATTAATGAATGTAGGAATTTCGTTCTTACTTTCCTTAATTTATTATCATTGTCTTCCTTTAAACATCACATCACAATACTTTCCTTTGTATGCCAGGGCGGAATGCATTCGGTTCGTCAGTGGAGGCAGCAGATCCTAATGAATGTCCGGCAATGTCATCACAACTTGGTAACTAACTAGTAAATCTATAAATTATTGTTCTAGGAGTATCTTTTTGTACAAAAATAAAATGGCGTTATATGCTAGTAGTGTGTTATTGGCTTGCAAAAAAAATAAAGTTATGGGCGAGCAGCAGCTTCGTCATGCATGCAacaaacactactacacaaatgattttgcgcGACAACCCCCCGGAGGCCACCGAGGCGGGCACCTATTTTTGTCCGTCACAGTAAATGCCACGGTTTACCtaggcgggcattttttatttaacaCGGCGGgcttttttgcccgccacggtaaatcgatttaccgtggcggacgtcttaagatgtccgccacgaaaaataccctattttccgtggcggacgtcttaagatgtccgccacggtaaattgatttaccgtggcggacgtcttaagatgcccgccgcggaaaatgtGCAGGCCCAATAGCCATCTCCGATATAAACCGAGGCCCTCGCACCATCGTCGccgcctcccccactctctctctctcttagctccccgcctcccccactctctctctcagCTCTCCGCCTCCCCCACTCTCCCTCTGCCTCCCTCTACTCTCCCTCGATGCAGGCAGCGGCGCGCGGCGCAGCTCTCCTCCATAGCTCCGCCCCCTACAGCGGCGCGCACgggacgacggcgacggctgcgccctcctcctcccccacggatcctccatgaacgacgacggcgcggggctagggtttcaaatccagtgagttcatctccctcttcctctccatctccctcttcctctctccatctccctcactcctccctcttcttctctccagatccggcgacggcgacctcttcctccacggatccggcggcggcgacctcctCCCCCACGGATCTGGCGGCTGCACCCTCCTCCTCCGTGGATCTGGCGGTGGAGCGACCGGATCCGGCGGTGGATctccaccacggccacgacgCCGGGATCCACCACGGCCACGACGCTGGGACCTCCACCACGGCGGGCGAGGACGCGTCGGCGCGGCGGCCTCCCTCCACCACGGCGCGGCGGGATCCGCGAGGAGGCATCGGCGTGGTCCCCTGCGAGCGACTGGCGAGGTGGTGGCGGCCGTGGGAAGTCTGGATCCGTCGCCGGTGGGCTCGCCAGTGGGCTCGAGAACGGGCTCGCCGGCGGGCTCCTGGTTTTTTTaatgattaaccgcagcgggcatcctaacgtgcccgccgtggtaaaagtatatttaccgcagcggACACGTTAcatcgcccgccgcggtaaatcgattaaccgccgcggttaagccatgaTTTACCGTGGTCTCTAGGCCGCGGCGAACGGCTTTGCCGGCCGCGGAAAACCGAAAATGCCCGcatccagtaaagtttgtgtagtagtgaaatgCATGGCCGACACAAAATCCACCGACGGAAGTTTGTTTGGATTTCATCCACTCTTACTACCAAATGAATTATTGATGCAGATGATAAGATTTACTATTTACATGCAGAATATACTGAGCATCAGTTTACTGCCAATCAACAGCCTTCTGAAGGATTACTTCAAGCCCCGTCCACTGTGGTAAACAAAAGAACTCCTTTTCATATTATTACATAGCATCGTATGGTAGAGCTTGGTCATAAATCAAACTTCATTAAATGTAAATTTCAAAAAGAAACTTCATTAAATATATGTGACCTATTGATGTTATATAAAGAAATTTTACAGCAGACCTTATACCGTCCAattagtataattttttttagGGCAAAATCAAGAGCTTTATTCATTATAAGCAGGATTACAGTCTTTGGATGCCACCTCCCTCAACCAATCTGGAGAGTGATCTGTCTAGTTACATAGACGAAACAAAGGCGAGGGCATACGCGCACAGCAGTGAGCTAAATAACAATTGCCTCTCGCTTATAACAAGAGAAATTTTAAAACAAACAAAGGACCTGCTTAGCTCTTCAACTTCATGCCAAAGATCGGTCCAATTAGTATCATATAGTATATATTTGTGGTGTTATTTATTCGGCATTGTCGTTGATATTCTATTCTAGAAATTTGATCAAGAGAAATGCTCTAGTTAACCCTTTAACTGATGGGTCGGACCATCATGGCCCGTCAGGTCAAGCGATGGGCGGGCTCAGGCCAGATTTCTTAGCACATTGCTCAGGTTAGGCGTGGGCCCGCAAAAGTACCATTGGGCTTTTTTCGGCCTGGCCCAGCATTTGATCAGGTCTAATTTAGAATGAATGAAGAGGTTAAATACGGTTGGTAATATGCTTCGATTAGTTAATTATGCTTTGGGATTCACGGTCAACTGGAGCACTTATCTTTGATCAAACCTGGAAAAGCTTCACATGCATATGATGAATATGACACCTATATATCATGAATCGAAAGAAGCCACCAAACTATAGCACAGTTGCGTTTAATCAGTTTGTGCcaatatttttcctttttctataTATTTCTGTCTCAGACGCCATAATTAAAGCTACCATATGGACCGGTTTGAGGATTTTGCCTAGTATAAAAATTCTTAAAATTTTCTTATGTTATCTTCTCTCTATTCTATGCTACTCGGCATCAGGGTAATTTTTCGCTTACGCGGCCGCCGACTAATTGTACCGCTGGAGCTCATCATGCGCCCCGTCCACATAATCTAACGATGGGTAAGTCTTAATAAAGTGGAGGGCAATGCTTTCTCTCTTGAACTCAGTATATATCGTGGCAGTCATTCTGACGTACACAATTCATCCTATATATCGCTGACGTGTAACTTGGTAATGATTTCAAATAGTTAATTTTGCCATGCGTATACACGACATATGATTTGTCTTCCTTGATCTTGTCTACGTGCAAATAATTGGTTTTCGTTTCACATTCAGGGTACAGCATCAATGATGATGTACATGGGATCCTTTCTCACTACCTATCTTCTGGTGTGGCTAGAATTAAGCAAGGTAAATTGAACTCTAAAAAATTTAAGCAAGGTAAAGTTAGAAACTATAATCCCTATGTTCTGAAATATAAGCCATCCAAGTAATTTTATAGGACATATTATGTGGTAAAACAAATGACACAGATAACCCTCTCTCCTTACTATATTTGGATTGGTGATAAACATAAATGGTAGGCATGCATGTCAATGTTGTCTTTTCAAGGATTTGTCCATCTAGAATCTATATTAAAGAGGCAAAAAATTTCTGGACCCATTTTTAATTTTTCGTTTACCTACTCCTAACTACCCGGATAGTGGGAGTTTCTTCTGTCCCACTTTTTTTTACTTCCCAAACTGCACTAAAACCCTTCGTATCTCATATGTAACTCGGACTTATGACCCATACTCATAGAGTTATGACAACTCATGTCTAGCAATGAGGAATACGAAGTCTAATTCCAATACGTTTTGGGTGGCGCACTATACGTATCTCGTATGTGACCCTAACTCATGATCTGCGTTTATATAAGTTAGAATAACTCACATCTAGTGATGATACGGAGTCCGATTCTTATACCTATTGGGTTTCATTACAACGCACAGGCACGTTtgctaatctatatctatatctatacctctatacctaataataaagaggcaaaatttctggtcatttttttcgtccatccattttttcgtccacctccccctaactaATCGAGAGTTTCTTCCGTCTAGACTTATATGACCCTAGATAGTTATGATAGCTAGGAATCATAATTCTAATCTAAATAGATCTCTTCGATTTTGAGTAATTTGAATAGGAATCCCAATTCAACATTTTTTGTTTGAGAATTggcttttatatttttcaaaactgTTTTTACGTGAAACCGTTTTTCCCCGGCCTTTCTCCCATGTAATGTACGTGATGGCTTTTATATTATTGACGCGAGTTCAGTACCTCGTGTCCCACACCCAGGTAATGGCTAGAAACTAGTCCCTACAGTAGTGATTTTGAGCTCCGCTCTCATCAGATTTTCTGTTCACTTGCAGGAAATTCTGGTACACCTGGCGGTCAGAGTTACGATGGTGCTCAGGGGAACGCTCAACCTGATTATAATAATTTTAATCCGATGGTGACTACAAATATCAAAtgcaaaaaagaaaaatgacagatcattttttaaataaaaaagaaaatagagCAAAATACTTGTCACGAGACACTGCAAACTTCATTATGCCTCTATGTTCTTTAATAATGTTTTAACCTTTTTCTCATTCTTTTCAGGACGTAGTACAAAATATTGATCCATCAGGACAAGGTCTAAATCACATTGCTATGGCATTTATCTTCAATTCATGCATTATCattttcattgcatatgcatgcatgcactgtatC
This genomic interval carries:
- the LOC136513223 gene encoding uncharacterized protein isoform X1, which encodes MQTIQGKTYNNLVNLHFILGAGELLHLKPLDFRPQPRRIDGRIGAMEDDNLDRDTNYPGDWKDLLASILGEMKKNTGEVKKNTALLESILGEMKQKNRNKQDQNPPMGKGEEIVTFHEEHQECRPLFPGSWSGQSLPQPVSLRTEGKKYRLHIVGEVYNHEVPGKNGSITRKVIREEPFKVEVILKDGDQEVDPKDPIASLRVELVVLDREYYMEGSTHWGPEEFEGHFMLESLKDKNKMVSKDSDHRSSTRVKVDKGTFNLVGGRWVHESASINKFSEKNVEVQLGVMVCPADRGQERVLEGVSSNKFDVIDKPRRPKTGTPQLNANEESVLGKRGRNPSTSNSQYSGQNVQQFGQLALHPGSGGTAPPQAFGLPASATTHQGISSPTLPTTYNTAGAHDGLRPNNPMMGRNAFGSSVEAADPNECPAMSSQLEYTEHQFTANQQPSEGLLQAPSTVGNFSLTRPPTNCTAGAHHAPRPHNLTMGYSINDDVHGILSHYLSSGVARIKQGNSGTPGGQSYDGAQGNAQPDYNNFNPMDVVQNIDPSGQGGSGGQQYGSNPDVLDEQYGGSFAAVVRHPSAGEARHAAPLLRRLQRDPGPTPPHQPSAPQLAPSYLSLSLPRGDGAPRAAHRPPPPLPFLSTVSPHRRPPPPLFLSPVSPYRRPPPPVPLAGESPQPLIFPSPSLSPSLLMRQGGGTGESPPAADSNLSLASSSVPRVHM
- the LOC136513223 gene encoding uncharacterized protein isoform X2 — translated: MQTIQGKTYNNLVNLHFILGAGELLHLKPLDFRPQPRRIDGRIGAMEDDNLDRDTNYPGDWKDLLASILGEMKKNTGEVKKNTALLESILGEMKQKNRNKQDQNPPMGKGEEIVTFHEEHQECRPLFPGSWSGQSLPQPVSLRTEGKKYRLHIVGEVYNHEVPGKNGSITRKVIREEPFKVEVILKDGDQEVDPKDPIASLRVELVVLDREYYMEGSTHWGPEEFEGHFMLESLKDKNKMVSKDSDHRSSTRVKVDKGTFNLVGGRWVHESASINKFSEKNVEVQLGVMVCPADRGQERVLEGVSSNKFDVIDKPRRPKTGTPQLNANDSGQNVQQFGQLALHPGSGGTAPPQAFGLPASATTHQGISSPTLPTTYNTAGAHDGLRPNNPMMGRNAFGSSVEAADPNECPAMSSQLEYTEHQFTANQQPSEGLLQAPSTVGNFSLTRPPTNCTAGAHHAPRPHNLTMGYSINDDVHGILSHYLSSGVARIKQGNSGTPGGQSYDGAQGNAQPDYNNFNPMDVVQNIDPSGQGGSGGQQYGSNPDVLDEQYGGSFAAVVRHPSAGEARHAAPLLRRLQRDPGPTPPHQPSAPQLAPSYLSLSLPRGDGAPRAAHRPPPPLPFLSTVSPHRRPPPPLFLSPVSPYRRPPPPVPLAGESPQPLIFPSPSLSPSLLMRQGGGTGESPPAADSNLSLASSSVPRVHM
- the LOC136513223 gene encoding uncharacterized protein isoform X3 — encoded protein: MEDDNLDRDTNYPGDWKDLLASILGEMKKNTGEVKKNTALLESILGEMKQKNRNKQDQNPPMGKGEEIVTFHEEHQECRPLFPGSWSGQSLPQPVSLRTEGKKYRLHIVGEVYNHEVPGKNGSITRKVIREEPFKVEVILKDGDQEVDPKDPIASLRVELVVLDREYYMEGSTHWGPEEFEGHFMLESLKDKNKMVSKDSDHRSSTRVKVDKGTFNLVGGRWVHESASINKFSEKNVEVQLGVMVCPADRGQERVLEGVSSNKFDVIDKPRRPKTGTPQLNANEESVLGKRGRNPSTSNSQYSGQNVQQFGQLALHPGSGGTAPPQAFGLPASATTHQGISSPTLPTTYNTAGAHDGLRPNNPMMGRNAFGSSVEAADPNECPAMSSQLEYTEHQFTANQQPSEGLLQAPSTVGNFSLTRPPTNCTAGAHHAPRPHNLTMGYSINDDVHGILSHYLSSGVARIKQGNSGTPGGQSYDGAQGNAQPDYNNFNPMDVVQNIDPSGQGGSGGQQYGSNPDVLDEQYGGSFAAVVRHPSAGEARHAAPLLRRLQRDPGPTPPHQPSAPQLAPSYLSLSLPRGDGAPRAAHRPPPPLPFLSTVSPHRRPPPPLFLSPVSPYRRPPPPVPLAGESPQPLIFPSPSLSPSLLMRQGGGTGESPPAADSNLSLASSSVPRVHM